From Streptomyces sp. NBC_01754, a single genomic window includes:
- a CDS encoding SDR family NAD(P)-dependent oxidoreductase: protein MNDVVFDLADRTVLVTGAASGIGRAIATGCARAGARVRLADIDADALAALATELRDTGHRVDTTLCDIADPAQVAELFAPFGPEGTRLDGAFLNAGVNAGAGLAAEGGAIDELPPEVWRRVLDINLDGFFHCLRHSAKVMKRQRHGAVVVTASTAGLRPEPMVSYAYVAAKSAVVALVRQSALELARYGVRVNAIAPGPFTTNIGGPGPRPAAKTAAWERTIPLGRWGEPDELVAQALLLVSDASSFMTGGVHTIDGGATALHQVTAADLPHP, encoded by the coding sequence ATGAACGACGTGGTCTTCGACCTCGCGGACCGCACCGTCCTGGTGACCGGCGCCGCCAGCGGCATCGGCCGGGCGATCGCGACGGGCTGCGCGCGCGCCGGTGCGCGGGTGCGTCTCGCCGACATCGACGCCGACGCGCTCGCCGCCCTCGCCACCGAACTGCGCGACACGGGGCACCGGGTCGACACCACGCTCTGCGACATCGCGGATCCGGCGCAGGTGGCCGAGCTGTTCGCCCCCTTCGGTCCGGAGGGCACCCGCCTGGACGGTGCCTTCCTCAACGCCGGCGTCAACGCCGGCGCGGGCCTGGCCGCCGAAGGGGGCGCCATCGACGAGCTGCCGCCCGAGGTGTGGCGACGCGTCCTCGACATCAACCTGGACGGCTTCTTCCACTGCCTGCGGCACTCCGCCAAGGTCATGAAGCGGCAGCGGCACGGCGCCGTCGTCGTGACGGCCTCCACGGCCGGCCTGCGCCCCGAGCCCATGGTGAGTTACGCCTACGTCGCGGCGAAGTCGGCGGTGGTGGCACTCGTACGGCAGAGCGCGCTGGAGCTGGCCCGGTACGGGGTGCGGGTCAACGCCATCGCCCCCGGGCCGTTCACCACCAACATCGGTGGCCCCGGACCGCGTCCGGCCGCCAAGACCGCCGCCTGGGAGCGCACCATCCCGCTGGGACGCTGGGGCGAACCGGACGAACTGGTGGCTCAGGCGCTGCTGCTGGTCAGCGACGCGTCGAGCTTCATGACGGGCGGCGTGCACACCATCGACGGCGGGGCCACAGCACTGCACCAGGTCACGGCGGCCGACCTCCCGCACCCATGA
- a CDS encoding aconitase X swivel domain-containing protein, producing the protein MDDLRGGGVGEPAADGRGRTWAVEGVRPGSAAGEALVCTEPISGWGGIDPATGTIVETRHPQHGAGFAGKILVIPGAKGSSGWSGQFHLAMLNGTAPAAIVFDRLNTKLALGLVVLRTPAVTGGETAFTGVIRTGDQVHVDADNGLLTVTAPGPGTPLPQQEGKT; encoded by the coding sequence GTGGATGACCTCAGGGGCGGCGGTGTGGGCGAACCGGCCGCCGACGGGCGCGGACGGACCTGGGCCGTGGAGGGTGTCCGCCCCGGAAGCGCCGCCGGGGAGGCGCTGGTGTGCACCGAGCCGATCTCCGGCTGGGGCGGTATCGATCCCGCCACCGGCACCATCGTGGAGACCCGCCACCCCCAGCACGGAGCCGGTTTCGCCGGGAAGATCCTGGTGATCCCCGGCGCCAAGGGCTCCTCGGGATGGTCGGGCCAGTTCCATCTGGCCATGCTCAACGGCACCGCTCCCGCGGCGATCGTGTTCGACCGGCTCAACACCAAACTCGCGCTGGGTCTCGTGGTCCTGCGCACCCCCGCGGTGACGGGCGGCGAGACCGCGTTCACCGGGGTGATCCGCACAGGCGACCAGGTGCACGTGGACGCGGACAACGGTCTGCTGACCGTCACCGCACCCGGGCCGGGGACACCCCTCCCACAGCAGGAAGGCAAGACATGA
- a CDS encoding aconitase X catalytic domain-containing protein — MRLTDDELRMADGTEGEAIAAAMRILVEYGEILGAERLVPTDNVCGANIFGPRHSKVLGTEEPETLFSRYSLASDRPLAVPPFAAHSCQVIGPRDPENWQLQGISAETNAAIDRSERYLAEHGVNLLNTCTPYQAGNVPRLGEHCAWMESSAVIYINSVLGARSNVEGRESAAAAMLTGRIPYWGFHIPEHRRATHVLRVETPVEDTYAWNVLGYFAGGAVGDDVVVLDGPGLRPDPVDLKQFGAAAASSGDVEMYHIPGVTPEARDVEDALGGLAPERVSRFGRREFEATVESLNATAHDTDLDFVMLGCPHASLNQMRDIARLLEGRRISERTALWVFAPRSLRETAQRNGYVEVIEAAGGRVLSDTCPAIAQFLPPGTRVFATDSAKQAHYLPAIMGVQGWFGSTAACVEAAVEGKWRRG, encoded by the coding sequence ATGCGGCTGACCGACGACGAACTGCGCATGGCCGACGGCACCGAGGGCGAGGCGATCGCCGCGGCGATGCGGATCCTCGTCGAGTACGGCGAGATCCTCGGCGCCGAACGCCTGGTCCCGACCGACAACGTGTGCGGGGCCAACATCTTCGGCCCCCGCCACTCCAAGGTGCTCGGCACCGAGGAGCCCGAGACACTGTTCTCCCGGTACTCCCTGGCCAGCGACCGGCCGCTGGCCGTACCGCCCTTCGCCGCCCACAGCTGCCAGGTCATCGGCCCGCGCGACCCCGAGAACTGGCAGCTCCAGGGGATCTCGGCCGAGACCAACGCGGCGATCGACCGCAGCGAGCGCTATCTCGCCGAGCACGGCGTCAACCTCCTCAACACCTGCACCCCGTACCAGGCCGGCAACGTGCCGCGCCTGGGCGAGCACTGCGCGTGGATGGAGTCCTCTGCAGTGATCTACATCAACTCGGTGCTGGGCGCGCGCAGCAACGTGGAGGGCCGCGAGTCCGCCGCCGCGGCGATGCTCACCGGCCGGATCCCGTACTGGGGTTTCCACATCCCCGAGCACCGGCGCGCCACCCACGTACTGCGGGTGGAGACACCGGTCGAGGACACCTACGCGTGGAACGTGCTGGGCTACTTCGCGGGCGGCGCCGTCGGCGACGACGTGGTGGTGCTCGACGGGCCCGGGCTGCGGCCCGACCCCGTCGACCTGAAGCAGTTCGGGGCGGCGGCGGCCTCCTCGGGCGATGTGGAGATGTACCACATCCCCGGGGTGACGCCCGAAGCGCGCGACGTCGAGGACGCGCTCGGCGGGCTGGCCCCCGAGCGGGTCAGCCGGTTCGGCCGCAGGGAGTTCGAGGCCACCGTGGAGTCGCTCAACGCGACCGCCCACGACACCGACCTCGACTTCGTGATGCTCGGCTGCCCGCACGCCTCGCTGAACCAGATGCGCGACATCGCCCGGCTTTTGGAGGGACGCCGGATCTCGGAGCGCACCGCCCTGTGGGTGTTCGCGCCGCGTTCGCTGCGCGAGACCGCACAGCGCAACGGTTACGTGGAGGTCATCGAGGCGGCCGGCGGCCGGGTGCTCAGCGACACCTGTCCGGCGATCGCGCAGTTCCTGCCGCCCGGGACGCGGGTGTTCGCCACCGACTCGGCCAAGCAGGCCCACTACCTGCCCGCCATCATGGGTGTACAGGGCTGGTTCGGGTCCACGGCGGCCTGCGTCGAGGCCGCCGTCGAAGGGAAGTGGCGGCGTGGATGA
- a CDS encoding alpha/beta fold hydrolase translates to MKQPRTVPGRSVAYRVTGNPYGPTLVLSNSLGAVQDSWRPLVDELGSRYRCVTYDHRGHGGSTGAPRPFTVADLVEDARAVIETAGGGPVAFCGVSLGGLVGVLLAAAHPPLVGSLTVVNAPTHQENPAFWRARAEAVRAGGLAVAADGVDQRWFSESFRRSSPALVADCVNQLRALDADGYAAACEALADADARDVAPRVTCPTTVVVGTADGAVPTTHSHEYARLIPGARLVELPGTGHMAALEQADRVSTLIDRTTTGTEV, encoded by the coding sequence GTGAAGCAGCCCCGCACCGTGCCGGGGCGGTCCGTCGCCTACCGGGTCACCGGTAATCCGTACGGGCCCACCCTGGTCCTCTCCAACTCCCTCGGCGCGGTCCAGGACTCCTGGCGCCCGCTGGTGGACGAGCTCGGCTCGCGCTACCGCTGTGTCACCTACGACCACCGCGGGCACGGCGGTTCCACCGGCGCCCCGCGTCCGTTCACCGTCGCCGACCTGGTCGAGGACGCCCGGGCCGTCATCGAGACGGCCGGCGGCGGTCCGGTCGCCTTCTGCGGTGTCTCGCTGGGCGGTCTGGTGGGCGTCCTCCTCGCCGCCGCCCACCCGCCGCTGGTCGGCTCCCTGACCGTGGTCAACGCGCCCACCCACCAGGAGAACCCGGCCTTCTGGCGCGCCAGGGCCGAGGCGGTGCGCGCCGGGGGCCTGGCGGTGGCGGCGGACGGTGTGGACCAGCGGTGGTTCAGCGAGTCCTTCCGCCGGTCCTCCCCGGCCCTGGTGGCCGACTGTGTGAACCAACTGCGCGCGCTGGACGCCGACGGGTACGCGGCGGCCTGCGAAGCCCTGGCCGACGCCGACGCCCGTGACGTGGCGCCGCGCGTCACCTGTCCCACGACCGTCGTCGTGGGCACCGCGGACGGCGCCGTACCCACCACGCACTCCCACGAATACGCCCGGCTGATCCCCGGTGCGCGATTGGTCGAACTTCCCGGCACGGGCCATATGGCCGCCTTGGAACAGGCGGACCGCGTGAGCACGCTGATCGACCGGACGACGACCGGAACGGAGGTCTGA
- a CDS encoding ABC transporter substrate-binding protein, with translation MRTRVMPLKPAIALAAVAALTLSACGGGGSEATEPTEKTPVTVKAGFIPVIDVAALYLGQEKGFFSDRGINLKISTGQGGAALVPPVVSGEYQFAFSNMVSILTARDKGLPLKIVAAGSSSTAVEGKDVTMIHAAKGSGITSAEQLAGKKVAVNTVGNLMELLGSVGVDAAGGDSSKVNFVELGFPEALAAMKAGEIDAMVGAEPFDTTASAEGHEVISSPYLSMSKTSMLTSAYFTSESQLKKNPKLFEAIRGAIDESLAYAQEHPDEVRTQVSKFTDIDKGLLDKITLPSFYPEIPKESIELFDEYATKYKILDKSVSYDDVVWRGEQ, from the coding sequence ATGAGAACCAGAGTCATGCCCCTCAAGCCCGCGATCGCCCTCGCCGCCGTGGCCGCGCTCACCCTGTCCGCCTGCGGTGGCGGTGGCAGCGAGGCCACCGAGCCCACCGAGAAGACGCCGGTCACCGTGAAGGCCGGATTCATCCCGGTCATCGATGTCGCCGCCCTGTACCTCGGCCAGGAGAAGGGGTTCTTCTCCGACCGCGGCATCAACCTCAAGATCAGCACCGGCCAGGGCGGCGCCGCGCTGGTCCCGCCGGTGGTCAGCGGTGAGTACCAGTTCGCGTTCAGCAACATGGTGTCCATCCTCACCGCACGGGACAAGGGCCTGCCGCTGAAGATAGTGGCGGCCGGCTCCAGCTCGACCGCCGTGGAGGGCAAGGACGTCACCATGATCCACGCGGCCAAGGGCTCCGGCATCACCTCGGCCGAGCAGCTGGCGGGCAAGAAGGTCGCCGTCAACACCGTGGGCAACCTGATGGAGCTGCTCGGCAGCGTCGGTGTGGACGCGGCCGGCGGCGACTCCTCCAAGGTCAACTTCGTCGAGCTGGGCTTCCCCGAGGCGCTGGCCGCCATGAAGGCGGGCGAGATCGACGCGATGGTCGGCGCCGAGCCGTTCGACACCACCGCTTCGGCGGAGGGCCACGAGGTGATCTCCTCGCCGTACCTCTCGATGTCGAAGACCTCCATGCTGACCTCGGCCTACTTCACCAGCGAGTCCCAGCTCAAGAAGAACCCCAAGCTGTTCGAGGCGATCCGGGGCGCCATCGACGAGTCGCTGGCCTACGCCCAGGAGCACCCGGACGAGGTGCGGACGCAGGTCTCGAAGTTCACCGACATCGACAAGGGCCTGCTCGACAAGATCACCCTGCCCTCGTTCTACCCGGAGATCCCGAAGGAATCGATCGAGCTGTTCGACGAGTACGCGACGAAGTACAAGATCCTCGACAAGAGCGTCTCGTACGACGACGTCGTCTGGAGGGGTGAGCAGTGA
- a CDS encoding FAD-dependent oxidoreductase translates to MSTDSPSFVDEPARRVPVTDTYDVVVVGGGPSGIMAATAAGRAGKRTLLVEKSGFLGGAGTGGGLSTFCGLHSNVHGEHRRTTRGYADELLDRITGYDGLRAAHLSFGDRVMAQAYDIPAYRMAADDLVLASGAELLFHAFAVGLTMRDDSHIDTVVLESKSGRFALRAGMFVDCSGDADLAYWAGAPYEKSAPDEMIYPSTLFRINAVDAAAAGPAWKILPRLMDAAVAAGRPAFPRRGAIVRPQRDDIEWRANATQLRADDGTALDGTDVWALTKGEIDGRRQAAEVFGFIKSELPGFDRSYIVDIGPEIGVRETRRVLGSYQLTEEDVLGCADFEDSIGVNGWPVEAHVHGDVEIRWPYGDDPRGYNQLPYRMLVPQRVDNLLVAGRCASMTHTGQSAARVAGPCFAMGQAAGSAAAQALDDALAPRDLDVRKLRAYLESEGAWLG, encoded by the coding sequence GTGAGCACTGACAGCCCTTCCTTCGTCGACGAACCGGCCCGCCGTGTTCCCGTGACCGACACGTACGACGTCGTCGTGGTCGGCGGCGGCCCCTCCGGCATCATGGCCGCCACCGCGGCGGGCCGGGCCGGCAAGCGCACCCTGCTCGTCGAGAAGAGCGGTTTCCTGGGCGGCGCCGGCACCGGCGGCGGCCTGAGCACCTTCTGCGGACTGCACTCCAACGTGCACGGCGAGCACCGGCGCACCACACGTGGCTACGCCGACGAACTCCTGGACCGGATCACCGGATACGACGGTCTGCGCGCGGCGCACCTGTCCTTCGGGGACCGCGTCATGGCCCAGGCCTACGACATCCCCGCCTACCGGATGGCGGCCGACGACCTCGTGCTCGCCTCCGGCGCCGAACTGCTCTTCCACGCCTTCGCCGTGGGACTCACCATGCGCGACGACAGTCACATAGACACCGTGGTCCTGGAGTCGAAGTCGGGACGGTTCGCGCTGCGTGCCGGCATGTTCGTCGACTGCTCGGGCGACGCCGACCTGGCGTACTGGGCCGGGGCCCCGTACGAGAAGTCCGCCCCGGACGAGATGATCTACCCGTCGACGCTGTTCCGCATCAACGCCGTGGACGCCGCCGCGGCCGGTCCCGCGTGGAAGATCCTGCCCCGTCTGATGGACGCGGCGGTCGCGGCCGGACGGCCTGCCTTCCCGCGCCGCGGCGCCATCGTGCGGCCGCAGCGCGACGACATCGAGTGGCGGGCCAACGCCACCCAGCTGCGCGCCGACGACGGCACCGCGCTGGACGGTACGGACGTCTGGGCGCTGACCAAGGGTGAGATCGACGGACGGCGGCAGGCCGCCGAGGTGTTCGGCTTCATCAAGTCCGAACTGCCGGGCTTCGACCGCTCCTACATCGTCGACATCGGCCCCGAGATCGGTGTACGGGAGACCCGCCGCGTGCTCGGCTCCTACCAGCTGACCGAAGAGGACGTCCTCGGCTGCGCCGACTTCGAGGACTCCATCGGCGTCAACGGCTGGCCGGTGGAGGCCCATGTGCACGGCGACGTCGAGATCCGCTGGCCGTACGGGGACGACCCCCGGGGCTACAACCAGCTCCCCTACCGCATGCTGGTGCCGCAGCGGGTCGACAACCTGCTGGTCGCCGGCCGTTGCGCGTCGATGACCCACACCGGTCAGTCCGCCGCCCGGGTGGCCGGTCCGTGCTTCGCCATGGGACAGGCCGCGGGCTCGGCCGCCGCCCAGGCCCTCGACGACGCTCTCGCCCCGCGTGACCTCGACGTCCGTAAGTTGCGCGCCTACCTGGAGTCCGAGGGCGCCTGGCTCGGCTGA
- a CDS encoding ABC transporter ATP-binding protein produces MSGSNESRPMLDVTALRKVYQGSGRTVEAIGNLSFSLDQGEFACIVGPSGAGKTTLLKCLAGLLEPTSGEVRLNGSPVTEPPEGMAVVFQEYGRSLFPWMSVAANVELPLKQRGTGRAERRTLVDEALEAVGLSDAGDAYPWQLSGGMQQRVAIARAVAYQPQVLLMDEPFAAVDAQTRADLEDLVRSLWQRLGVTTLFVTHDIDEAVYLGGRVIVLSSSPTYVLDDITVDLPVERDQIATRSSPRFAELRAQVYEGIQQAKANAKPARTAVAR; encoded by the coding sequence ATGTCCGGATCCAACGAGTCGCGGCCCATGCTCGACGTCACCGCGCTGCGTAAGGTCTACCAGGGCTCCGGCCGTACCGTGGAGGCGATCGGCAACCTGTCGTTCTCCCTGGACCAGGGAGAGTTCGCCTGCATCGTCGGCCCGTCGGGGGCCGGCAAGACGACCCTCCTCAAGTGTCTGGCCGGTCTGCTGGAGCCGACCTCGGGCGAGGTACGGCTGAACGGTTCGCCGGTGACCGAGCCCCCGGAGGGCATGGCCGTCGTCTTCCAGGAGTACGGCCGCAGTCTCTTCCCCTGGATGAGCGTCGCCGCCAACGTCGAGCTGCCGCTCAAGCAGCGGGGCACCGGCCGTGCCGAACGCCGCACACTCGTCGACGAGGCGCTGGAGGCCGTCGGCCTCTCCGACGCCGGTGACGCCTACCCCTGGCAGCTGTCGGGCGGTATGCAGCAGCGCGTCGCCATCGCGCGGGCCGTCGCCTACCAGCCCCAGGTGCTGCTGATGGACGAACCGTTCGCGGCCGTCGACGCCCAGACCCGGGCCGACCTGGAGGACCTGGTGCGCTCGCTGTGGCAGCGCCTCGGCGTCACCACGCTGTTCGTCACCCATGACATCGACGAGGCGGTCTACCTCGGCGGCCGGGTCATCGTGCTGTCCTCCTCCCCCACCTACGTACTCGACGACATCACCGTGGACCTACCGGTCGAGCGCGACCAGATCGCCACCCGGTCCTCACCGCGCTTCGCCGAACTGCGGGCCCAGGTCTACGAGGGCATCCAGCAGGCCAAGGCCAACGCGAAGCCGGCCCGCACCGCCGTCGCGCGTTGA
- a CDS encoding ABC transporter permease: MSTQRTAARVGRRVTMALGLPIVLFALWWFLSADSTSFYMPPLADILSQFRELWLGSAVASDVVPSLTRLAIGFAIAVVGGVGLGVLLGSVEVLRRAFEPLLEFFRAVPAPVLVPVLMLFAGIGDTMKVLVIASGCIWPILLNSVEGVRSIDPVMLDVCRSYRIGGAARMRHLVLRSASPQIMAGIRQSLSIGLILVVISEMFAPTNGLGFSIVTFQRQFAIPEMWSGIVLLGLIGFVLAMIFAVIEKRALRWYFGLRDARKKG; the protein is encoded by the coding sequence ATGAGCACACAGCGGACCGCGGCGCGCGTCGGGCGGCGCGTCACCATGGCCCTGGGCCTGCCGATCGTGCTGTTCGCCCTCTGGTGGTTCCTCAGCGCGGACAGCACGAGCTTCTACATGCCGCCGCTGGCGGACATCCTGTCGCAGTTCCGTGAGCTGTGGCTGGGCAGCGCGGTGGCATCCGATGTGGTGCCCAGCCTCACCCGGCTCGCGATCGGCTTCGCCATCGCCGTCGTCGGCGGGGTCGGCCTGGGTGTCCTGCTCGGCAGTGTCGAGGTGCTCCGCCGGGCGTTCGAGCCGCTCCTGGAGTTCTTCCGCGCGGTTCCGGCCCCGGTGCTCGTACCGGTGCTCATGCTGTTCGCCGGTATCGGCGACACCATGAAGGTGCTGGTCATCGCCTCCGGGTGCATCTGGCCGATCCTGCTCAACAGTGTGGAAGGTGTCCGTTCCATCGACCCGGTGATGCTGGACGTCTGCCGCAGCTACCGCATCGGCGGCGCCGCCCGGATGCGTCATCTGGTCCTGCGGTCGGCCAGCCCGCAGATCATGGCGGGCATCCGGCAGTCCCTGTCCATCGGACTCATCCTCGTGGTGATCAGTGAGATGTTCGCGCCCACCAACGGGCTCGGATTCTCCATCGTCACCTTCCAGCGCCAGTTCGCCATCCCGGAGATGTGGAGCGGCATCGTCCTGCTCGGTCTCATCGGATTCGTCCTGGCCATGATCTTCGCCGTCATCGAGAAGCGAGCACTGCGCTGGTACTTCGGCTTGCGCGACGCCAGGAAGAAAGGCTGA
- a CDS encoding ABC transporter permease, producing MTSETVTSKNETGKNETGDKDVPRESVIRENVTGESVTRAVPAPRRTGRAVADKLVPLTGFVLFLAALQLLPTWGVVSEDSLPRLSRMLGSLVDQAGAAQFWTAVGDTVRTWAIGLVAALVAGVVVGIAIGLVPVLREVTSSTIEFLRPIPSVALIPVAVLVFGTGFESGVFLILYAGFWQVLLQVLYGVQDADPVALETARSYRFGPWGTLRHVLWPTALPYVFTGVRLAASVALVLAVTAELVIGTPGLGNEIATAKAGGDLTKMYALILVTGVLGVAVNTAARALEKKFMWWHSSVRRSKSGA from the coding sequence ATGACCAGCGAGACCGTGACCAGCAAGAACGAGACCGGCAAGAACGAGACCGGCGACAAGGACGTGCCCCGCGAGTCCGTGATCCGCGAGAACGTGACCGGCGAGTCCGTGACCCGCGCCGTCCCCGCCCCCCGGCGGACCGGTCGCGCGGTGGCCGACAAGCTGGTGCCGCTGACGGGCTTCGTCCTCTTCCTCGCCGCACTCCAGCTGCTGCCCACCTGGGGCGTGGTGAGCGAGGACTCGCTGCCCCGGCTGAGCCGGATGCTCGGCTCGCTGGTCGACCAGGCCGGCGCCGCGCAGTTCTGGACCGCGGTGGGAGACACCGTGCGCACCTGGGCGATCGGTCTGGTGGCCGCGCTCGTCGCGGGTGTGGTGGTGGGCATCGCCATCGGGCTGGTCCCCGTGCTGCGGGAGGTGACCAGTTCGACCATCGAATTCCTGCGTCCCATTCCGTCGGTCGCGCTCATCCCGGTGGCGGTCCTGGTCTTCGGAACCGGTTTCGAGTCCGGGGTCTTCCTCATCCTCTACGCCGGGTTCTGGCAGGTGCTGCTCCAGGTGCTGTACGGGGTGCAGGACGCCGACCCGGTCGCCCTGGAGACGGCCCGCTCCTACCGGTTCGGACCCTGGGGCACCCTGCGGCACGTGCTGTGGCCCACCGCTCTCCCCTATGTCTTCACCGGTGTGCGGCTGGCGGCGTCCGTCGCCCTGGTGCTGGCCGTCACGGCGGAGCTGGTGATCGGCACACCGGGACTGGGCAACGAGATCGCCACCGCCAAGGCGGGTGGTGACCTCACCAAGATGTACGCCCTGATCCTCGTCACCGGCGTGCTGGGCGTCGCGGTGAACACCGCCGCGCGCGCCTTGGAGAAGAAGTTCATGTGGTGGCACTCCTCCGTGCGCCGTTCGAAGTCAGGAGCGTGA
- the ilvD gene encoding dihydroxy-acid dehydratase → MKELRSNFPEGTSRWAVRRAQWLALGLTDEDMRKPKIAIVNSSSDLASCFSHLDAIVPVLKEAVRAAGGVPFEVRTAAPADFITSAGAGGRYILPSRDLIVNDIEVAVEGAQLDGMVCLTSCDKTGPAHVMAAARLDVPTVVVPCGYQRNALSEDGGDDIEDVFLYAGHTALGRTSVEDLTERSQSAIRGPGVCVGLGTANSMHMACEALGMTLPGTTPVRANSPRMWQAVRDAGRIVVELVENDVRPRSVLTEAAVENAVTVMLAIGGSINSVKHLQAIAVEAGLDLDVWELYEKKASDVPLLCAVRPNGPFLTEQLEDAGGTRAVMGELGGLLDTSATTVTRRSVAANLAERPETDHTVVRPLGDPFAHLPSLLVMRGSLAPEGAIVKLPASDDRPVGFTGVARIFHSREEGIAALAAGRIEPGDVIVLRGIGLKGGPGMGMASALVFALDGAGLGAQVAVVTDGQLSGLVNKGIVVGEVSPEAAVGGPLAYVEEGDRIVIDLVARTVDLDVDQHTLEARVPMDPTAGSIDTAGFLSQYRGCVDSLRCGAVLTGSRHVAEVAE, encoded by the coding sequence GTGAAAGAGCTTCGAAGCAACTTTCCGGAGGGCACCTCTCGGTGGGCCGTACGCCGTGCCCAGTGGCTCGCGCTCGGGCTCACCGACGAGGACATGCGCAAACCGAAGATCGCCATCGTCAACTCCTCGTCGGACCTGGCCAGCTGTTTCAGCCACCTCGACGCCATCGTGCCGGTGCTCAAGGAGGCCGTCAGGGCGGCCGGCGGAGTGCCGTTCGAGGTCAGGACCGCCGCACCGGCCGACTTCATCACCAGCGCCGGAGCGGGTGGCCGCTACATCCTGCCCAGCCGCGACCTCATCGTGAACGACATCGAGGTCGCCGTGGAGGGCGCCCAGCTCGACGGCATGGTCTGCCTCACCTCCTGCGACAAGACCGGGCCCGCGCACGTCATGGCCGCGGCCCGGCTGGACGTCCCCACCGTCGTGGTGCCCTGCGGCTACCAGCGCAACGCGCTGTCGGAGGACGGCGGCGACGACATCGAGGACGTCTTCCTCTACGCGGGGCACACCGCGCTCGGACGCACCTCCGTGGAGGACCTGACGGAACGCTCGCAGAGCGCGATCCGCGGTCCGGGGGTCTGCGTCGGGCTCGGCACCGCCAACTCGATGCACATGGCCTGCGAGGCACTGGGCATGACCCTGCCCGGCACCACACCGGTCCGCGCCAACAGCCCCCGGATGTGGCAGGCCGTGCGGGACGCCGGAAGGATCGTCGTGGAGCTGGTGGAGAACGACGTCCGCCCGCGCTCCGTGCTCACCGAGGCCGCCGTGGAGAACGCGGTCACCGTGATGCTCGCCATCGGCGGCTCGATCAACTCGGTCAAGCATCTGCAGGCCATCGCCGTCGAGGCCGGGCTCGACCTGGACGTCTGGGAGCTCTACGAGAAGAAGGCGTCCGACGTGCCGCTGCTGTGCGCGGTCCGCCCCAACGGCCCTTTCCTCACCGAGCAGCTGGAGGACGCCGGAGGGACGCGCGCCGTCATGGGCGAGCTGGGCGGCCTGCTGGACACCTCGGCCACGACGGTCACCCGCAGAAGCGTGGCGGCCAACCTGGCCGAGCGGCCCGAGACCGACCACACGGTGGTCCGCCCGCTCGGCGACCCGTTCGCACACCTTCCCTCGCTCCTGGTGATGCGCGGCTCCCTCGCGCCGGAGGGCGCGATCGTCAAGCTCCCCGCCTCCGACGACCGGCCCGTCGGATTCACCGGTGTGGCCCGGATCTTCCACTCCCGTGAGGAGGGCATCGCGGCACTCGCGGCCGGCCGGATCGAACCGGGCGACGTCATCGTGCTGCGCGGCATCGGCCTCAAGGGCGGTCCCGGCATGGGCATGGCCTCCGCCCTGGTCTTCGCACTCGACGGCGCCGGCCTCGGCGCGCAGGTCGCGGTCGTCACCGACGGGCAGCTGTCCGGGCTGGTCAACAAGGGCATCGTGGTCGGCGAGGTGTCCCCCGAGGCCGCTGTCGGCGGGCCGCTCGCCTATGTCGAGGAAGGCGACCGCATCGTCATCGACCTGGTGGCGCGCACGGTCGACCTCGATGTCGACCAGCACACTCTGGAAGCCCGGGTCCCGATGGATCCGACGGCGGGCTCCATCGACACCGCCGGTTTCCTGTCCCAGTACCGCGGGTGTGTGGACTCGCTGCGGTGCGGAGCGGTGCTGACCGGCTCCCGTCACGTCGCGGAGGTGGCCGAATGA